The Paenibacillus sp. MBLB1832 genome has a window encoding:
- a CDS encoding LSm family protein: MKQKRDGVLQAIQPHIGRRIRVTTIDGHTHEGVLLNADGRHIYLHTDPYGQPGLQRPIYTPAQYNQIMTLVLFELLVILLLA; the protein is encoded by the coding sequence ATGAAACAAAAACGAGATGGCGTCCTGCAAGCGATTCAACCGCACATTGGCCGCCGAATTCGTGTCACGACGATCGATGGTCATACGCACGAAGGGGTCCTGCTCAACGCAGATGGGCGTCATATCTATCTTCACACGGATCCTTATGGCCAGCCCGGCTTACAAAGACCAATCTATACACCAGCGCAATATAACCAAATTATGACGCTTGTCCTTTTCGAATTATTGGTTATTCTGCTGCTTGCTTAA
- a CDS encoding cold-shock protein, with translation METGTVKWFNAEKGFGFIEVEGGNDVFVHFSAIQGDGFKSLDEGQRVQFEVVQGNRGPQAENVVKL, from the coding sequence ATGGAAACAGGTACGGTGAAATGGTTTAACGCAGAAAAAGGATTCGGTTTTATTGAAGTGGAAGGCGGCAATGACGTTTTCGTTCATTTCAGCGCCATTCAGGGAGATGGTTTCAAAAGCTTGGATGAGGGTCAACGAGTGCAATTCGAAGTTGTTCAAGGTAACCGCGGACCGCAAGCTGAAAATGTAGTCAAGCTGTAG
- a CDS encoding copper amine oxidase N-terminal domain-containing protein, which yields MQRKTLLGLISTWLVIMLLTLTGCQTIQGLDIEQALLNSASLQSAEASASLKMDVLTSNTDKLSNEDKQMIALLKNLKIDLTSIIMQDKQHLSVDGAISYDKGSIPFRLAVNDSKVVIGIEGAKKPILFDLGTASAKLPMAASVPATDNQQLLVQKIEELIPSIMKFFLHNAPNPDHISVSSVVESVHNETLSLQKAHIEVYGNEIQGLLKTLLTNILADEKGMKELIGQLYDALLPLIQEEMNKSAKDKDASDFGLDYNEMIMPYIENRTLAVEFIHTTLQQLLRKTLKDWDKQVKDSASSPMEKAMFSDKTSLKLDLFIDSAKQIRKANLAVTIPVTDEKSPGIEGVQIAMTSEIWHINLPVTAHTIDIAGGTQDMNKVTYKDSAFLTFFVPTSKAYAFLRHDLKIAKKEVNLTLSPNAADLHPLDASHPFINGDQIAMMPVRFISERLGAAVTWNAASKEITVKDALNDTTIVMALGSRTASVNGAVVEMSSPAMLKNGSTFVPMRFIAEQLGSKVIYDDATHSVTITRE from the coding sequence ATGCAAAGAAAGACGCTACTAGGCTTAATCTCCACATGGCTTGTGATCATGCTGCTTACGTTAACAGGTTGCCAGACGATTCAGGGGTTAGACATCGAGCAGGCGCTCCTGAATAGTGCCTCCCTCCAATCTGCCGAAGCCAGTGCTTCTCTCAAGATGGATGTTCTTACCAGCAATACCGACAAGTTAAGCAACGAAGATAAACAAATGATTGCCCTTCTGAAGAACTTGAAAATTGATCTCACCAGCATCATCATGCAAGATAAGCAGCACCTCTCTGTTGATGGGGCCATCTCCTACGACAAAGGAAGTATTCCTTTCAGGCTCGCGGTCAATGATTCTAAAGTAGTGATTGGAATTGAAGGCGCGAAGAAGCCAATCCTGTTTGATCTGGGAACTGCATCCGCCAAGCTGCCTATGGCTGCATCCGTTCCTGCTACGGATAATCAACAGCTTCTTGTGCAGAAAATAGAGGAATTGATACCATCGATTATGAAATTTTTCCTGCATAATGCACCAAATCCGGATCATATCTCTGTTTCCTCTGTAGTCGAGTCCGTCCATAATGAAACATTAAGCCTGCAGAAGGCGCACATTGAAGTGTATGGAAATGAAATCCAGGGCCTTCTCAAAACATTACTGACGAACATACTCGCCGATGAAAAAGGCATGAAAGAATTGATCGGACAGCTCTACGATGCGCTCCTGCCCCTTATCCAAGAGGAAATGAACAAATCGGCCAAGGATAAGGACGCGTCTGACTTTGGACTGGATTATAATGAGATGATCATGCCTTACATTGAAAATCGAACATTGGCTGTCGAGTTCATCCACACCACCCTTCAGCAGCTGCTGCGCAAGACGTTGAAGGATTGGGATAAGCAAGTCAAAGACTCTGCCTCGAGCCCTATGGAGAAAGCGATGTTCAGTGATAAAACCTCGCTCAAATTGGACTTATTCATCGATTCAGCCAAACAAATTCGCAAGGCCAATCTGGCAGTCACGATTCCAGTGACCGATGAGAAGAGTCCAGGAATCGAAGGTGTACAGATTGCCATGACGTCGGAGATTTGGCATATCAATCTCCCTGTTACCGCGCATACGATTGACATTGCTGGCGGCACGCAGGATATGAACAAAGTCACCTACAAGGACAGCGCGTTCTTAACCTTTTTCGTTCCAACATCCAAAGCCTATGCGTTCCTTCGCCACGATCTTAAGATCGCGAAAAAAGAGGTAAATCTCACCTTGAGCCCTAATGCCGCGGACTTGCATCCACTGGATGCTTCCCATCCTTTCATCAATGGGGATCAAATTGCGATGATGCCAGTTCGCTTCATTTCGGAGCGCCTCGGCGCTGCAGTGACTTGGAACGCGGCGAGCAAGGAAATTACCGTGAAGGATGCACTAAATGACACGACCATCGTGATGGCACTAGGCAGCCGCACAGCGAGCGTTAATGGGGCAGTGGTGGAGATGTCGAGCCCTGCGATGCTCAAGAATGGCTCCACGTTCGTGCCGATGCGTTTTATCGCCGAACAACTCGGGAGCAAGGTCATCTACGATGACGCAACCCACAGCGTAACGATTACACGCGAATAA
- the bioD gene encoding dethiobiotin synthase gives MIAKPGVFITGTDTGVGKTLLTAALCAAFRAEGLHIGVWKPVQSGARLGSGLTDGERLLAYTGLPEWPERVAPFTFEAPLTPMLAAKQAGVSLTLQEIVAAGQPLIQSYDGLLVEGAGGVAVPLTEDTLIADFIAELRLPAVLIARSGLGTINLTLLTAAYLRQHGIPILGVILNDGEGAAGQVDASVESNAALIEQYGQLSVLGRFPRIDGEVTAQTLVPLVCANIQLAPIRDALFGR, from the coding sequence ATGATCGCGAAGCCAGGTGTGTTCATCACAGGTACTGACACTGGCGTTGGGAAAACGCTGCTCACCGCCGCACTCTGCGCCGCATTTCGTGCGGAGGGCTTACATATCGGTGTCTGGAAGCCTGTCCAGTCGGGTGCACGACTGGGCAGCGGCTTAACGGACGGAGAACGACTGCTCGCCTACACGGGACTCCCTGAGTGGCCAGAGCGAGTAGCTCCCTTCACGTTCGAGGCCCCGCTTACCCCCATGCTTGCTGCCAAACAGGCTGGGGTGTCACTGACACTGCAAGAGATCGTCGCAGCGGGCCAGCCGCTTATCCAGAGCTACGACGGATTGCTCGTCGAAGGTGCTGGCGGGGTAGCCGTACCTCTCACGGAGGACACGCTCATCGCCGATTTTATCGCGGAACTGCGTCTTCCCGCTGTGCTTATCGCGCGTTCCGGACTCGGAACGATTAATCTTACGCTTTTAACAGCCGCTTATCTGCGGCAGCACGGCATTCCGATCCTCGGGGTCATTCTGAATGACGGCGAAGGGGCGGCTGGGCAAGTCGATGCCAGCGTCGAGAGCAATGCGGCGCTTATTGAACAGTACGGTCAACTGAGCGTGCTTGGCCGCTTTCCTCGTATCGACGGAGAAGTGACAGCGCAGACGTTGGTGCCCCTCGTTTGCGCAAACATTCAACTTGCGCCTATACGGGACGCCCTATTCGGGCGATAA
- a CDS encoding cold-shock protein yields MYFSKKSLEPVPEEQTSIWTCSTDQCSCWMRDNFSFDDSPVCPICHSSMVKDLKMLPTLSNTSSRR; encoded by the coding sequence TTGTACTTTTCAAAAAAATCATTGGAACCAGTACCGGAAGAACAAACCAGCATCTGGACCTGCAGCACGGATCAGTGCTCTTGCTGGATGAGAGATAATTTTTCATTCGACGATAGTCCCGTATGTCCGATTTGCCATTCATCCATGGTCAAGGATTTAAAGATGCTCCCTACCTTATCGAACACAAGCAGCAGGCGATGA
- a CDS encoding flotillin family protein, with translation MVLNVLVMIAAIVVVVFILLLSIVKAYKKVPPNEAMIVYGLGGKRVVQGGGSFVIPGFQSYKTISMMLMSFDVKPEQPMFSQQGIRLKIEAVAQIKIQSDPIAIATASEQFLDHTMAERETMILHSVEGHLRGLVGQLPVESILKNPDELNSKMRETCSEDLDKMGLNLISFVLKRVADDQGYIENLGVPEVERIRKSASIAKAEVERDIQIRQADTEKEAAIRKAEAHQLKIEAESAASAKEAQYRKELSMKEAEFKQETTSRQAEADLAYELKQKQIQQSLVTEEVRIRQMEAEANKTVRQIEVELKQKELEASVIKPAEADKLAAIMRAEVNKQRQILEAEAEAESTRKRGEATAEAELAKGKANAEVVRLAGLAEAEALEKKAEAYKQYTQAAVTVEILRILPELAEKIAAPLSNVDKITVISQDGTSSGVNRITGDIAKMIAQVPEITQTLTGKSVTDLARAFLGSDVEPKVNSGE, from the coding sequence ATGGTTTTGAACGTGCTTGTGATGATTGCAGCTATTGTGGTTGTCGTCTTTATCTTACTGTTATCGATTGTGAAAGCGTACAAGAAAGTGCCGCCGAATGAAGCGATGATTGTGTATGGATTAGGTGGCAAAAGGGTGGTGCAAGGCGGCGGATCGTTCGTGATCCCCGGCTTTCAGAGTTACAAAACAATCTCTATGATGCTCATGAGCTTTGATGTGAAGCCCGAGCAGCCGATGTTCTCACAGCAGGGAATTCGTCTCAAAATAGAAGCTGTCGCTCAGATCAAAATCCAAAGTGATCCCATCGCGATCGCGACCGCTTCCGAGCAATTCCTCGACCATACGATGGCTGAGCGGGAAACGATGATTTTGCATTCGGTCGAGGGGCATTTGCGTGGATTAGTCGGCCAACTGCCCGTGGAGTCGATTCTGAAGAATCCGGATGAGCTCAATAGCAAGATGAGGGAAACGTGTTCCGAGGATTTGGATAAAATGGGGCTGAACCTCATCTCCTTCGTGCTGAAGCGAGTGGCGGACGATCAGGGCTACATCGAGAACCTCGGCGTTCCCGAGGTGGAGCGAATTCGCAAAAGCGCCTCCATTGCCAAGGCGGAAGTCGAGCGGGATATTCAGATTCGCCAAGCGGATACGGAGAAGGAAGCGGCGATTCGCAAGGCGGAAGCGCATCAATTAAAGATTGAGGCGGAGAGCGCCGCATCCGCGAAGGAAGCGCAGTACCGCAAGGAGCTCAGCATGAAGGAAGCGGAGTTCAAGCAGGAGACGACGAGTCGTCAGGCGGAAGCGGATTTGGCCTATGAATTGAAGCAAAAGCAAATTCAGCAATCGCTCGTGACGGAGGAGGTACGGATTCGTCAAATGGAAGCCGAGGCGAACAAAACCGTTCGCCAAATCGAGGTCGAGCTCAAGCAGAAGGAGCTTGAGGCGTCGGTCATTAAGCCAGCGGAAGCGGATAAGCTGGCGGCGATTATGCGCGCCGAGGTGAACAAGCAGCGGCAAATTCTTGAAGCCGAGGCGGAAGCGGAGTCGACGAGGAAGCGCGGGGAAGCGACGGCCGAAGCGGAGCTCGCCAAAGGAAAGGCGAACGCGGAAGTCGTGCGCCTGGCAGGTCTTGCAGAAGCGGAGGCGCTGGAGAAGAAAGCTGAAGCCTACAAGCAGTACACGCAGGCTGCGGTAACGGTGGAGATCCTTCGCATCTTGCCGGAGCTGGCGGAGAAAATTGCGGCACCGCTGAGCAATGTCGACAAAATCACCGTCATCTCGCAGGACGGCACGTCCTCAGGCGTCAATCGGATTACGGGCGATATCGCCAAAATGATCGCGCAGGTGCCTGAAATTACGCAGACTCTGACAGGCAAAAGTGTCACTGATCTCGCTCGCGCGTTCCTTGGGTCTGATGTGGAACCGAAGGTGAACAGCGGGGAGTAG
- the bioA gene encoding adenosylmethionine--8-amino-7-oxononanoate transaminase — protein MKVRNVGDDLSIHIERLAASNKAHLWHPFTQMKDYTSGEPLIIERGQGVKLYDVHGRAYYDGFSSVWLNVHGHNVPELNQAIVDQLGQVAHSTLLGMANIPAIELAEKLARIAPRGLNKVFFSDSGATGVEIAIKMAFQYWHNLGVRGKSSFITMNQAYHGDTIGAVSVGGIPLYQEVYRPLLFPSHAIPYPSAYPHNDGEASAGAMETTLNALRTLLEARSHEIAALLVEPIVQGAAGILVMPPGCLKAIAELCRQHQVLLIADEVATGFGRTGAMFACDLEAVAPDLMVVGKGLTGGYLPVAATLATDEIYNAFYADYEAQKTFFHGHSFTGNPLGCAVALASLKLFEERDVLANVRKGAALVEQKLAVLQDHPHVGDIRQKGLMIGIELVRDRTTRKAYRWEERIGVRTAMRARELGMLTRPLGNVIVFMPPLASTERELADMCDILISAIRDVTEGASSV, from the coding sequence ATTAAAGTTAGGAACGTAGGTGATGATTTGTCCATTCATATTGAACGACTAGCAGCTTCGAATAAAGCACATCTTTGGCATCCCTTCACACAAATGAAGGACTATACGAGCGGAGAACCGCTTATCATCGAACGCGGACAAGGCGTCAAGTTATATGATGTGCACGGTCGAGCTTACTACGATGGTTTTTCTTCCGTATGGCTCAATGTCCACGGCCACAATGTCCCTGAATTAAATCAAGCCATCGTCGATCAGCTTGGTCAGGTTGCGCACTCGACCTTGCTGGGGATGGCGAACATCCCGGCGATCGAGCTGGCTGAGAAATTGGCGCGCATCGCCCCAAGGGGCTTAAACAAAGTTTTCTTCTCGGATTCGGGAGCCACTGGCGTGGAAATTGCGATCAAGATGGCCTTTCAATACTGGCACAATCTTGGCGTGCGTGGAAAATCATCGTTTATTACGATGAATCAAGCGTACCACGGCGATACAATCGGCGCGGTCAGCGTCGGCGGGATTCCACTGTATCAGGAGGTTTATCGCCCTCTTCTCTTCCCTTCGCATGCGATTCCATACCCGTCCGCGTACCCGCATAACGATGGCGAGGCGTCAGCGGGAGCGATGGAAACGACGCTAAACGCGCTCCGCACCTTGCTCGAAGCGCGAAGTCATGAAATCGCCGCTCTCTTGGTCGAGCCGATCGTCCAGGGGGCTGCGGGCATATTGGTCATGCCCCCAGGCTGCCTGAAAGCGATAGCCGAGCTTTGCCGCCAGCATCAGGTCCTGCTGATTGCCGATGAAGTCGCAACTGGCTTCGGACGTACGGGCGCCATGTTCGCTTGCGACTTGGAAGCTGTCGCCCCCGATCTTATGGTCGTCGGCAAAGGGCTCACAGGCGGATACTTGCCAGTTGCCGCAACCTTAGCAACTGACGAGATCTATAACGCGTTCTATGCGGATTACGAGGCGCAGAAAACGTTCTTCCACGGCCACTCCTTCACGGGCAATCCACTGGGCTGTGCTGTTGCTTTGGCGAGCTTGAAGCTGTTTGAAGAGCGGGACGTGCTGGCCAACGTGCGAAAAGGAGCCGCTCTCGTTGAACAAAAACTCGCAGTGTTGCAGGATCATCCCCACGTTGGCGACATTCGCCAAAAGGGACTCATGATCGGCATCGAGCTCGTGCGAGATCGGACGACGCGCAAGGCGTACCGATGGGAGGAACGCATTGGCGTTCGTACCGCCATGCGCGCGAGGGAGTTGGGCATGCTTACAAGACCGCTCGGGAATGTGATCGTCTTCATGCCTCCGCTAGCAAGTACGGAGCGAGAGTTAGCCGACATGTGCGACATTTTGATCAGCGCCATCCGTGACGTGACAGAAGGAGCATCATCGGTATGA
- a CDS encoding copper amine oxidase N-terminal domain-containing protein, whose protein sequence is MNTKKWTWLISTALVIMLLTLTGCQSVEGLNLAKAIQNDWSVKSSESKSTVQLEFVSGDTSKLTAEEKAALVALQNVKIELAVKTQDSQRLSADGTIIYSKGKIPFKVATEGTKIALSIEGAKKPIVIDLLGGANISFLNLLPKALKEQFGNKLLEIKPSLIGLILGNAPDPAHLTVTPVTDSVNGESLSLQKAHLAFSGSELASLLQKLLANVVADEAGLKEVLGQLYDALEPVIKEQIAGGDSSITLQLLTNKDVTLGLVYSPIHDYLADLAESLTTTLTGGGSSEGVLLPTKDLFSSNASLQADIYTDGDKQVRKQSLAVNLPLSDTKTGVSAVKLTLTSETWNLNKPVTASTIDTTGALQLGLNATSTFKLLANLDKQSTFYGMLKNDLRVTKKDINMKTDGSGGDADVPQPFIDGNGKTMVPVRFVSETLGAEVGWNGDLRQVTITDYLTGRTILLTLDSTHATVNGSAVPELESAATLSNNSTFVPIRFIAETLGCVVSFNDSTRVVTIHRD, encoded by the coding sequence ATGAACACAAAAAAATGGACTTGGCTCATCTCGACAGCGCTCGTGATCATGCTCTTGACGCTAACAGGTTGTCAGTCAGTGGAAGGTTTGAACCTGGCAAAAGCCATTCAAAACGACTGGAGCGTAAAATCCTCCGAATCGAAAAGCACAGTTCAACTAGAATTCGTATCTGGTGATACGTCCAAATTGACTGCGGAAGAGAAAGCAGCACTTGTCGCGCTGCAAAATGTGAAAATCGAACTTGCTGTGAAGACACAAGACAGTCAGCGCCTCTCTGCGGATGGCACGATCATTTACAGCAAAGGGAAAATCCCTTTCAAAGTCGCAACAGAAGGCACGAAGATTGCGCTTAGCATAGAAGGCGCGAAAAAACCGATTGTGATTGATTTGCTTGGCGGCGCGAATATTTCATTCCTGAATCTGCTGCCGAAAGCTTTGAAAGAACAGTTTGGAAATAAACTTTTAGAAATTAAACCATCGCTTATCGGTCTTATTTTAGGTAATGCACCAGACCCAGCTCATCTAACGGTTACGCCTGTTACGGATAGCGTGAATGGCGAATCCCTTTCCTTACAAAAAGCACATCTAGCATTTAGCGGCAGTGAGCTCGCTTCCCTATTGCAAAAGCTTCTCGCGAACGTTGTCGCTGATGAAGCTGGCTTAAAAGAAGTCCTGGGCCAATTGTACGATGCTCTGGAGCCCGTCATTAAAGAGCAAATCGCAGGCGGGGATTCAAGTATTACGTTGCAATTACTGACGAATAAAGATGTTACCCTAGGCCTGGTCTACTCCCCGATTCACGATTACCTTGCGGACCTGGCGGAATCCCTGACTACAACGCTTACTGGCGGCGGATCCTCGGAGGGCGTCCTGCTGCCGACGAAGGACTTGTTCAGTTCCAACGCTTCCCTGCAAGCGGACATTTACACGGATGGAGACAAACAAGTACGCAAGCAAAGCTTGGCTGTCAACCTGCCTCTTTCCGATACGAAAACAGGCGTTTCAGCAGTTAAACTTACACTGACAAGTGAAACTTGGAATTTGAACAAACCTGTTACGGCTAGCACGATCGACACGACAGGGGCACTGCAGCTCGGGCTGAATGCAACGTCCACGTTCAAATTACTAGCTAATCTCGATAAGCAGTCCACGTTCTATGGCATGCTCAAAAACGATTTGAGAGTCACGAAGAAAGATATCAACATGAAAACGGATGGTTCTGGCGGGGACGCTGACGTTCCACAACCTTTCATCGATGGGAATGGTAAAACCATGGTGCCGGTTCGTTTCGTTTCCGAGACTCTTGGCGCTGAGGTTGGCTGGAACGGCGATCTGCGACAAGTCACGATTACGGACTATTTAACAGGCAGAACGATTCTGTTAACACTAGACAGCACGCATGCTACGGTGAACGGCTCCGCGGTTCCTGAGTTGGAAAGCGCAGCAACTCTGTCAAATAACTCCACGTTTGTGCCGATTCGTTTCATTGCGGAAACACTTGGCTGCGTCGTTTCTTTCAACGATAGCACACGTGTGGTTACGATTCACCGCGACTAA
- the dgoD gene encoding galactonate dehydratase: MKITKLELFKVPPRWLFLKIETNEGITGWGEPIVEGKADTVAAAVTEMSEYLIGKDPMRIEDIFQVLYRGGFYRGGPILTSAISGIEQALWDIKGKFYQAPIYDLLGGACRDKTRVYCWIGGDRPSDVGQAAKAQVAAGFTAVKMNATEELHYIDSLSKVDEAIARIAAVREAVGKEVGIGIDFHGRVHKSMAKIIVKELEPFRPMFIEEPVLPENNEALREIALHTSCPIATGERMYTRWGFKELLAQGYVDIIQPDVSHAGGILESRKIAAMAEAYDVALAPHCPLGPIALAACLQLDTCSPNAFIQEQSLGIHYNQGSDLLDYLKNPAVFQYEAGYVANLTAPGLGIEINEEKVREMAAIGHNWRNPIWRQEDGTVAEW; this comes from the coding sequence ATGAAGATTACGAAGTTGGAACTATTTAAGGTGCCGCCACGTTGGTTATTTCTGAAAATCGAAACGAATGAAGGTATCACTGGATGGGGTGAGCCTATCGTTGAAGGCAAGGCCGATACGGTCGCAGCGGCTGTAACGGAGATGAGCGAGTATCTCATCGGCAAGGACCCGATGCGAATTGAAGATATCTTTCAAGTGCTGTATCGCGGCGGTTTTTATCGGGGAGGTCCCATTCTGACGAGTGCGATATCGGGGATTGAGCAGGCGCTCTGGGATATCAAAGGAAAGTTCTACCAAGCGCCAATTTATGATTTATTGGGCGGCGCATGCCGCGATAAGACGCGGGTCTACTGCTGGATCGGCGGCGATCGACCGAGCGATGTCGGGCAGGCGGCGAAGGCACAGGTTGCTGCGGGGTTCACCGCGGTGAAAATGAACGCCACGGAAGAGCTGCACTATATCGATTCGTTAAGCAAGGTGGATGAAGCGATCGCCCGCATTGCGGCTGTTCGTGAAGCGGTGGGCAAGGAGGTCGGCATCGGGATCGATTTCCACGGCCGTGTGCATAAGTCGATGGCGAAGATCATCGTTAAAGAGCTCGAGCCCTTCAGGCCGATGTTCATCGAAGAGCCTGTCCTGCCTGAAAACAATGAGGCGCTGCGCGAAATCGCCCTACATACTTCCTGCCCTATCGCAACGGGCGAGCGCATGTACACGCGTTGGGGCTTCAAGGAACTTCTAGCCCAAGGGTACGTGGACATCATCCAGCCCGACGTTTCGCACGCAGGCGGCATCCTGGAGTCCCGCAAAATTGCCGCTATGGCCGAAGCTTACGATGTTGCACTTGCGCCGCATTGCCCGCTAGGGCCCATTGCGCTTGCCGCTTGTCTGCAGCTGGATACGTGCTCGCCGAACGCGTTTATTCAGGAGCAAAGTCTGGGTATTCACTATAATCAAGGCAGCGATCTGCTCGACTATTTGAAAAATCCTGCGGTATTCCAATATGAGGCTGGTTATGTCGCTAATTTGACTGCGCCAGGGCTGGGCATTGAAATCAATGAAGAGAAGGTTCGCGAGATGGCAGCAATCGGCCATAACTGGCGGAATCCTATCTGGCGCCAGGAAGATGGTACCGTCGCCGAGTGGTAA